The sequence AAGGCCCTCCATCTTTTGATATTCCAAATACAGTGTTTGATGCTCCTAATCCCATACTTGCAGATGTTCCATGGCTCCTATCTGGTTGTATAAGCACTAATACTATCAATGAAATGGCAAAAATAAACAGTAGAACTGTAAATAAAGTTTCCATCTTACTCCTCCCAAAAATCTCTATAAATAATCTATTAAATTATATCACAACCACTTAGTACGGTCAATAAATATATAAAAAAAGCTGAGTAGCATTAAAAAAATGCTTTACTCAGCTCTCTTTTTTTGT comes from uncultured Fusobacterium sp. and encodes:
- the secG gene encoding preprotein translocase subunit SecG, whose amino-acid sequence is METLFTVLLFIFAISLIVLVLIQPDRSHGTSASMGLGASNTVFGISKDGGPLARATEVVATLFILCALLLYLVK